From the genome of Phreatobacter cathodiphilus, one region includes:
- a CDS encoding ABC transporter ATP-binding protein, with amino-acid sequence MLTARGVETFYGAIQALKGIDIDVAKGEIVTLIGANGAGKSTLMMTICGSPQARRGSIVYDGQDITRLPTHQIMRMGIAQSPEGRRIFPRMSVYENLQMGASLTDPAFFADDLDKVFALFPRLKERRDQRGGTLSGGEQQMLAIARALMSRPKLLLLDEPSLGLAPLIVAGIFNAIRELNRQEGLTVFLVEQNAYHALKLAHRGYVLVNGAVTMAGTGQELLAREEVRAAYLEGGRH; translated from the coding sequence CTGCTCACCGCCCGCGGCGTCGAGACCTTCTACGGCGCCATCCAGGCGCTCAAGGGGATCGACATCGACGTCGCCAAGGGCGAGATCGTCACCCTGATCGGCGCCAACGGCGCCGGCAAGTCGACGCTGATGATGACCATCTGCGGAAGCCCGCAGGCCCGCCGCGGCTCCATCGTCTACGACGGGCAGGACATCACCCGGCTGCCGACCCACCAGATCATGCGCATGGGGATCGCCCAGTCGCCGGAGGGCCGGCGCATCTTCCCGCGCATGTCGGTCTACGAGAACCTCCAGATGGGGGCCTCCCTCACCGACCCCGCCTTCTTCGCCGACGACCTCGACAAGGTCTTCGCCCTCTTCCCCCGCCTCAAGGAGCGGCGCGACCAGCGCGGCGGCACGCTCTCGGGCGGCGAGCAGCAGATGCTCGCCATCGCCCGCGCCCTGATGAGCCGGCCGAAGCTGCTGCTGCTCGACGAGCCGTCCCTCGGCCTCGCCCCGCTCATCGTCGCCGGCATCTTCAACGCCATCCGCGAGCTGAACCGCCAGGAGGGCCTCACCGTCTTCCTCGTGGAGCAGAACGCCTATCACGCCCTGAAGCTTGCCCATCGCGGCTACGTGCTGGTCAACGGCGCCGTCACCATGGCCGGCACCGGCCAGGAGCTCCTCGCCCGCGAGGAGGTCCGCGCCGCCTATCTCGAGGGAGGCCGGCACTGA
- a CDS encoding DUF6867 family protein: protein MQGILYEEPSIWLFLLVTLVLGGWLAVMTGRACAQTWRGIPETIAYLLVLGLAVRFAHFALFEGTLLSLRYYVVDTVIVTAIGLLSWRATRTDQMVHQYWWLYQRTGPLTWSERPVPLSSPPEKPR, encoded by the coding sequence ATGCAGGGCATTCTCTACGAAGAGCCGTCCATCTGGCTGTTCCTGCTGGTGACGCTGGTCCTGGGCGGCTGGCTCGCCGTGATGACCGGCCGGGCCTGCGCCCAGACCTGGCGCGGCATTCCCGAGACCATCGCCTACCTCCTCGTCCTCGGCCTCGCCGTGCGCTTCGCCCATTTCGCCCTGTTCGAGGGCACACTGCTGTCGCTGCGCTACTACGTCGTCGACACGGTGATCGTCACCGCCATCGGACTCCTCTCCTGGCGGGCCACCCGCACCGACCAGATGGTCCACCAGTACTGGTGGCTCTACCAACGCACCGGCCCGCTCACCTGGAGCGAGCGGCCGGTCCCGCTGTCCTCCCCTCCGGAAAAACCCCGATGA
- a CDS encoding branched-chain amino acid ABC transporter substrate-binding protein translates to MKTKLLAGLTLGLGLALALPAQAQIRLGVAGPITGPNASFGAQLRHGVEQAVEDINAAGGILGQRIQLSVGDDVSDPRQGVSVANKFVGDGVKFVVGHFNSGVSIPSSEVYAENGIVAITPASTNPRYTERGLWNVFRTCGRDDQQGAVAGAYLARQFAGKRVAIVHDKTTYGKGLADETQKAMNAAGLKEVIYEGVNTGEKDFSALISKLKAANVDVVYWGGLHTEGGLIVRQMRDQGVAAPLMSGDGIADNEFAAIAGPGATGTLMTFPPDPRNRPEARAIVEKFRTARRFEPQAYTLYSYAAVQIFQQAAVATNSVDPKKIAEFMRTGHVFKTVIGDISYDKKGDITRADYVMYTWRAGPDGKVSYFENPTTN, encoded by the coding sequence ATGAAGACCAAACTCCTCGCCGGGCTCACGCTCGGTCTGGGTCTCGCCCTGGCGCTTCCCGCCCAGGCGCAGATCCGTCTCGGTGTCGCCGGCCCGATCACGGGTCCGAACGCCTCGTTCGGCGCCCAGTTGCGCCACGGTGTCGAACAGGCCGTGGAAGACATCAATGCCGCCGGCGGCATTCTCGGCCAGCGCATCCAGCTCTCGGTCGGTGACGACGTCTCCGATCCCCGCCAGGGCGTGAGCGTCGCCAACAAGTTCGTCGGCGACGGCGTCAAGTTCGTCGTCGGCCACTTCAACTCGGGCGTGTCGATCCCCTCCTCCGAGGTCTATGCGGAGAACGGCATCGTCGCCATCACCCCCGCCTCGACCAATCCGCGCTACACCGAGCGCGGCCTCTGGAACGTCTTCCGCACCTGCGGCCGCGACGACCAGCAGGGCGCGGTGGCCGGCGCCTATCTCGCCCGCCAGTTCGCCGGCAAGCGCGTGGCCATCGTCCACGACAAGACCACCTACGGCAAAGGCCTCGCCGACGAGACGCAGAAGGCGATGAACGCCGCCGGCCTCAAGGAGGTGATCTACGAAGGCGTCAACACCGGCGAGAAGGACTTCTCGGCGTTGATCTCCAAGCTCAAGGCGGCGAACGTCGACGTCGTCTACTGGGGCGGCCTGCACACCGAGGGCGGCCTCATCGTTCGCCAGATGCGCGACCAGGGCGTCGCCGCCCCGCTGATGTCGGGTGACGGCATCGCCGACAACGAGTTCGCCGCCATCGCCGGCCCCGGCGCCACCGGCACGCTCATGACCTTCCCGCCGGACCCGCGCAACCGCCCCGAGGCGCGCGCCATCGTCGAGAAGTTCCGCACCGCCCGTCGCTTCGAGCCGCAGGCCTACACGCTCTACAGCTACGCCGCCGTGCAGATCTTCCAGCAGGCGGCTGTCGCCACCAACTCGGTCGACCCCAAGAAGATCGCCGAGTTCATGCGCACCGGCCACGTCTTCAAGACGGTGATCGGCGACATCTCCTATGACAAGAAGGGCGACATCACCCGCGCCGACTACGTCATGTACACCTGGCGCGCCGGCCCGGACGGCAAGGTCTCCTACTTCGAGAACCCGACGACCAACTGA
- a CDS encoding cytochrome c biogenesis CcdA family protein: MPDVTLTAALLAGLVSFLSPCVLPLVPPYLVYLTGATLDDLAEAEANPSLVRRAVMLALVFVAGFSTVFVAMGASASLIGHYVRIYSGTLSMVAGVVIIVMGLHFLGLFRIPLLYRQAKIDMAPPKAGPTGAYLMGLAFAFGWTPCIGPVLAAILAVAASEMTLHKGALLLAVYSLGLGIPFVLAAFAIKPFLRFAASMRGRLRVVEMVMGGLLVLTGLAFLTGQMSTVAFWLLETFPALGAIG, encoded by the coding sequence ATGCCTGACGTCACCCTCACCGCGGCCCTGCTCGCGGGCCTCGTGAGTTTCCTGTCCCCCTGCGTGCTGCCGCTGGTGCCGCCCTACCTCGTCTATCTCACCGGTGCGACGCTGGACGACCTGGCCGAAGCCGAGGCGAACCCGTCTCTCGTGCGCCGCGCCGTGATGCTGGCCCTCGTCTTCGTCGCCGGTTTTTCCACCGTCTTCGTCGCCATGGGGGCCTCGGCCTCGCTGATCGGCCATTATGTGCGCATCTACTCGGGCACCCTGTCGATGGTTGCGGGCGTGGTGATCATCGTCATGGGCCTGCACTTCCTCGGCCTGTTCCGCATCCCGCTGCTCTACCGCCAGGCGAAGATCGACATGGCCCCGCCCAAGGCGGGCCCGACGGGGGCCTATCTCATGGGCCTCGCCTTCGCCTTCGGCTGGACGCCCTGCATCGGCCCGGTGCTCGCCGCGATCCTGGCGGTGGCGGCGTCCGAGATGACGCTGCACAAGGGCGCCCTGCTGCTGGCGGTCTATTCCCTCGGCCTCGGCATTCCCTTCGTCCTCGCCGCCTTCGCCATCAAGCCCTTCCTGCGCTTCGCCGCCTCCATGCGCGGCCGGCTGCGCGTGGTGGAGATGGTGATGGGCGGGCTCCTCGTGCTCACCGGGCTCGCCTTCCTGACCGGCCAGATGTCGACGGTCGCCTTCTGGCTGCTCGAGACCTTCCCGGCCCTCGGGGCGATCGGCTGA
- a CDS encoding P1 family peptidase encodes MTSNSLTDIAGLKVGHATDLARGTGTTAIVFDRPAVCAVDVRGGAPGSRDTELLRPDKTVQTVDAVVLSGGSAFGLDACGGVSAWLAENGRGFAIGSMLVPIVPGAIVFDLLSGGDKAWGRFSPYRDLGYQAAAAATAAPVALGTVGAGTGATTADLKGGVGSASAVSATGHRVGAIVIVNAVGSATIGASGHFWSATDEVGAEFGGRGLPSPWPADAHALKLKGARPENTTIALVVTDAVLDKGQATHLAVMAQDGLGRAIRPIHTPLDGDTVFAAATGAVPVADYARDMAVLGFTAASVLARACARAVFEAEALPFPGALPSWKSRFG; translated from the coding sequence ATGACATCCAACAGCCTCACCGACATCGCCGGCCTCAAGGTCGGCCACGCCACCGATCTCGCCCGCGGAACCGGCACCACCGCCATCGTCTTCGACCGGCCCGCCGTCTGTGCCGTCGACGTGCGCGGCGGCGCGCCGGGAAGCCGCGACACGGAGCTCCTGCGGCCCGACAAGACCGTGCAGACGGTGGACGCCGTGGTGCTCTCCGGCGGTTCCGCCTTCGGCCTCGACGCCTGCGGCGGGGTCAGCGCCTGGCTCGCCGAGAACGGCCGGGGCTTCGCCATCGGTTCCATGCTGGTGCCGATCGTGCCCGGCGCCATCGTCTTCGACCTGCTCTCCGGCGGCGACAAGGCGTGGGGCCGCTTCTCGCCCTATCGCGACCTCGGCTATCAGGCGGCCGCCGCCGCCACCGCCGCTCCCGTGGCGCTCGGCACCGTCGGCGCCGGCACCGGCGCCACCACGGCCGACCTCAAGGGCGGCGTCGGCTCGGCCTCGGCCGTCTCCGCCACCGGCCACCGGGTCGGGGCCATCGTCATCGTCAACGCGGTCGGCAGCGCCACCATCGGCGCCTCGGGCCATTTCTGGTCTGCGACGGACGAGGTCGGCGCCGAGTTCGGCGGCCGCGGCCTGCCCAGCCCCTGGCCGGCGGACGCCCATGCGCTGAAGCTGAAGGGCGCGCGCCCGGAAAACACCACCATCGCCCTCGTCGTCACCGACGCCGTGCTCGACAAGGGCCAGGCGACCCATCTCGCCGTCATGGCGCAGGACGGGCTCGGCCGCGCCATCCGCCCGATCCACACGCCGCTCGACGGCGACACGGTCTTCGCCGCCGCCACCGGCGCCGTACCGGTCGCCGACTATGCCCGCGACATGGCGGTGCTCGGCTTCACCGCCGCTTCCGTTCTCGCCCGCGCCTGCGCCAGGGCAGTGTTCGAGGCCGAAGCCCTGCCCTTCCCCGGCGCCCTGCCCTCCTGGAAGAGCCGCTTCGGCTGA
- a CDS encoding DJ-1/PfpI family protein gives MNVVMLLFPRLTQLDLTGPFEVFTRFKELKVHLVWKTMDPVTDASGLKILPSATFADCPQADILFVPGGPGQMGVMEDAETLDFLRRQAAGAQWITSVCTGSLVLAAAGLMTGYRATCHWSSIDQLALFGVTPVAERVVVDRDRVSGAGVTSGIDFALTLAALLFGEERARQAQLFMEYDPAPPYSGGSPASAPAEMVATVREGLKPFLAERRAISERAAAALRR, from the coding sequence ATGAACGTCGTCATGCTCCTGTTTCCGCGGCTCACCCAGCTGGACCTCACCGGTCCCTTCGAGGTGTTCACGCGGTTCAAGGAGCTGAAGGTCCATCTCGTCTGGAAGACGATGGACCCGGTGACGGACGCCTCCGGGCTGAAGATCCTGCCGTCGGCGACCTTCGCCGATTGCCCGCAGGCCGACATTCTCTTCGTGCCGGGCGGGCCGGGGCAGATGGGCGTCATGGAGGATGCCGAGACGCTCGACTTCCTGCGCCGGCAGGCGGCCGGTGCGCAGTGGATCACATCGGTCTGCACGGGGTCGCTGGTCCTCGCGGCCGCCGGCCTGATGACCGGCTACCGGGCGACTTGCCACTGGTCGTCCATCGATCAGCTGGCGCTTTTCGGCGTGACGCCGGTGGCGGAGCGCGTGGTGGTGGACCGGGACCGCGTCAGCGGCGCCGGGGTCACCTCCGGCATCGATTTCGCCCTGACGCTCGCCGCCCTGCTGTTCGGCGAGGAGCGGGCCCGGCAGGCGCAGCTGTTCATGGAATATGATCCGGCGCCGCCCTATTCCGGCGGCAGCCCGGCCTCGGCGCCTGCTGAGATGGTCGCAACCGTCCGCGAGGGACTGAAGCCTTTCCTCGCCGAGCGACGGGCCATATCCGAGCGCGCGGCCGCCGCCCTCAGACGGTGA
- a CDS encoding NAD(P)/FAD-dependent oxidoreductase, protein MTDIHDVIVLGAGMVGVSTALHARMRGLNVVLVDRRQPGEETSYGNSGVIDGGNLYPVAMPRDVPTLFQHALNRQTASHYHVGALPKVARWMFDYWRWSAPAKLEETARVMRPFFAQAVETHRELMAVAGAERYFRQTGWLELYRRPESLAAQDRRLALAREFGIDNVKLTHDETLELEPHLKGAFAGSIWCKGADTVSNPGGVTKAYAEAYVSRGGRFVIGDAMTLEKVAGGYRVQTADGPVTARQVVVALGIWSKALVAKFGYSVPLSAKRGYHRHYKPAGNAFLNRQVCDEDVGYVLCPMEQGIRLTTGVEIALPDAPATPVQVERAFAHAKDLFDLGEPVEAEPWMGRRPATPDSRPVVGPAPRHEGLWFAFGHGHWGFTLGPATGKALAIAMQGAPQPLDLSPYRIDRW, encoded by the coding sequence ATGACCGACATTCACGACGTAATCGTTCTCGGCGCCGGCATGGTCGGCGTCTCGACGGCCCTCCATGCCCGCATGCGCGGACTGAACGTGGTTCTGGTCGACAGGCGCCAGCCGGGCGAGGAGACGAGCTACGGCAATTCCGGCGTCATCGACGGCGGCAATCTCTATCCCGTCGCCATGCCGCGCGACGTTCCCACGCTGTTCCAGCATGCGCTGAACAGGCAGACGGCCTCGCACTACCATGTCGGCGCGCTGCCGAAGGTCGCCCGCTGGATGTTCGACTACTGGCGCTGGTCGGCACCGGCCAAGCTCGAGGAGACGGCGCGGGTGATGCGGCCCTTCTTCGCCCAGGCGGTGGAGACCCATCGCGAGCTGATGGCGGTGGCGGGGGCCGAGCGCTATTTCCGCCAGACGGGCTGGCTGGAGCTCTATCGCCGCCCCGAGAGCCTGGCGGCGCAGGACCGCCGCCTCGCTCTGGCGCGGGAATTCGGCATCGACAACGTCAAGCTCACCCATGACGAGACGCTGGAGCTGGAGCCGCACCTCAAGGGCGCCTTCGCCGGCTCCATCTGGTGCAAGGGTGCCGACACCGTGTCGAACCCCGGCGGCGTCACCAAGGCCTATGCGGAAGCCTATGTGAGCCGGGGCGGCCGTTTCGTCATCGGCGACGCCATGACGCTGGAGAAGGTGGCCGGCGGCTATCGCGTGCAGACGGCGGACGGCCCGGTCACGGCCCGGCAGGTGGTCGTCGCGCTCGGCATCTGGTCGAAGGCGCTGGTGGCGAAGTTCGGCTATTCGGTGCCGCTCTCGGCCAAGCGCGGCTATCACCGCCACTACAAGCCCGCCGGCAACGCCTTCCTCAACCGCCAGGTCTGCGACGAGGACGTCGGCTACGTGCTCTGCCCGATGGAGCAGGGCATCCGGCTGACCACCGGCGTCGAGATCGCGCTGCCCGACGCGCCGGCGACGCCGGTGCAGGTGGAGCGCGCCTTCGCCCATGCCAAGGATCTGTTCGACCTCGGCGAGCCGGTGGAGGCGGAGCCCTGGATGGGGCGGCGGCCGGCGACGCCGGATTCGCGCCCCGTCGTCGGGCCGGCGCCGCGCCACGAGGGCCTGTGGTTCGCCTTCGGCCACGGTCACTGGGGCTTCACGCTGGGCCCCGCCACCGGCAAGGCACTCGCCATCGCCATGCAGGGCGCGCCGCAGCCGCTGGACCTCTCGCCCTACCGCATCGACCGCTGGTGA
- the rpe gene encoding ribulose-phosphate 3-epimerase has product MTRPVLIAPSILAADFSKLGEEVRAVDAAGADWIHLDVMDGHFVPNITFGPDVVKALRPHTAKVFDVHLMIAPTDPYLEAFARAGADVITVHAEAGAHLHRSLQAIRALGKKAGVALNPATPASAIAHVLDLVDLVLVMTVNPGFGGQAFIASQVEKIAEIRQMVAGRDIVIEVDGGVTPDTAPLVAAAGATVLVAGSAVFKGGPAQYGAAISAIRSTAETARGTMV; this is encoded by the coding sequence ATGACCCGCCCCGTGCTCATCGCCCCCTCAATCCTCGCCGCCGACTTCTCGAAGCTCGGCGAGGAGGTGCGCGCCGTCGACGCCGCCGGCGCCGACTGGATCCATCTCGACGTGATGGACGGCCATTTCGTGCCCAACATCACCTTCGGGCCGGACGTGGTGAAGGCGCTGCGCCCCCATACGGCCAAGGTCTTCGACGTCCATCTGATGATCGCGCCCACGGACCCCTATCTCGAGGCCTTCGCCCGCGCCGGCGCCGACGTCATCACCGTCCATGCCGAGGCGGGCGCCCATCTCCACCGCTCGCTGCAGGCGATCCGCGCGCTCGGCAAGAAGGCCGGCGTGGCGCTGAACCCGGCGACCCCCGCGAGCGCCATCGCCCATGTGCTCGACCTCGTCGACCTCGTCCTCGTCATGACCGTGAACCCCGGCTTCGGCGGCCAGGCCTTCATCGCCTCCCAGGTCGAGAAGATCGCCGAGATCCGGCAGATGGTGGCGGGCCGCGACATCGTCATCGAGGTGGACGGCGGCGTGACGCCCGACACCGCCCCGCTGGTTGCAGCCGCCGGGGCGACGGTGCTCGTCGCCGGCTCCGCGGTGTTCAAGGGCGGCCCGGCCCAGTACGGCGCCGCCATCTCCGCCATCCGCTCCACCGCCGAGACCGCCCGCGGCACGATGGTGTGA